CTTTTCCAGTTTGCTCTGACTGGCATAAATTGTGGGTTTTTAGGTGTCTAGCTCACTGTTTTTCCGGCCGAGGTGGCTTGCCAAGATAAATGAATACACATTAAAAGGCTGTGGTGTACTATACATAGATGCACCACGTCCATTGCACTCGCTGGCTTCCCCTATGCTTAGACTTGATTCCGATGTCTGACAGAAACTGGAAAGTGTTTTGAATACAACCACGTATTGGCCGGAATGGCTTCAGGCTCGAAATCAAGATCTTTCAGCTCGATGACTGGTTATTAAACCGTAAGTAAGGActacttaaaaaatattgggtaaatgatttaaaattaaatgcatttaagccATTGAGATATTAATCAATACAAATAACTTACAAATCCCAAACTGTATTGATCTTGACATTTAGTTAAAAAGGCACTTTTACTATGCGTTGTAGGACGCTAATAAAAGCGTCTAGCTGTTTTGCAAACCAGGTCCATTCGCCCATTCATAAGGCGATAACCGAACTGGGATTAGGGCCAGCTGAGCTCTCTACCATCGCCAGCACGAAACCCAACATCCACGCCAACGCGTTATGTTTGGGCCTGGTCAACGTAATGACAGCTTCGCGTGTTTCGGGCCGCGAGTGGATGGCTGCCTTATTGGTGGCTTGGCGGCATTCTGGCTATATCGCTCCACGACTACAAAATGTTCATTCACAAAGTGCCGGCAAGACGCCAACGCATTCGAGGCAAAAACCGCTTATCAAGCTGTCGCTGGCGGTCTGTtgtcacacacaaaaaatggttttgcaacaaataaaacataataatttgCATGTGGGCTGCGACTTGGAAACGTGGTTCAATCATTCAAAAAATCAGCTTATAAGCTTtgggacatttttttttggttgttgttgttctatTGGAATTTATTCTATTCCTATTCTAATACCCAagatttttatgattttcctCTATCCCAAGCATGATAttcattgcatttatttaaatctatAAAATGACGATATCACGGAAAAAGTAATACAAATGGTATTATTAATAAAGGTATTCCAGATATTCTAAGAACTAGATGACATTTTGTTTACCTACATATAATTATAGGGAGTGTAACGAGTACTTTCCAACATAATAAGCTCAAACCTATTTTTGGTCAAAccaaatttattatttattttacattgcATGTGGAGTTGAACTCAGTATATGTTtggcaaaattaaataaaagttggcAAAAATAGCGAAAATCGATTTCCGTTGAGCTATTGTTCGTGTTGTGCTTCGCcgtgttgtttttatttgtgcatTTCCTGGCTTTTCCGTTGGCATTGTCTCGTTCGTTTACCTTTTTGCACTGCTATTCATGCAATTACCGTGGCCCAGAGCCGGCTTCTTTTGGgtattttgcattaaaatcgattttgcaattgacattttgatgattatacctgttactcgttgagtaaaagggtatactagattcgttgaaaagtatgttacaggcaaaagaaaatctttccgaccatataaagtatatatattctttattataTCCGTCTGTGCGATTGATCTCAAAAGCTGAAATGCTTAGATTatgcatgcagactccagaggcatagacgcaacgcaagtttgttttcccattttgccacgcccagtctaacgctcacaaaccgcccaaaactgccacgcccacacttttgaaaaatgtttagatattttttcagaaatgtattagtattgtatatttctttcgcccacaaaccgccaacaactgccagtgtgaaaatttctccttcgcacttccactatctgagtaacgggtatcagatagtcggggaacttgacaatagtattttcttttgtttttacgtTGTGTTTGGCACTAATTTCTGCCCAGTTGCGCAAAAACTGAAAGTTAAATGCAACTGTTGTTGACATTTGGGCTGTATGAATAATCTATGCTTCCTTGGCTCCTGTGATTTGCTCACCAAATGGGAACATTATATGTCTTCATCAAGACGCCTCCTGATGCTTTCGATCTTTGTCTGCCTGACTCatcttgcttttgctttcaaTGTCATTTATTGTGTAATTGAAGCTTTACTATGGGCAAAACCtagccaaaacaaaacgaaaactcgttttcgcttttattgACCATTTGCGCGTCCTCACTCGCTATTTTTTCTCTTCAAGAAAGAAGCACACATAAAGTCTTCGGCTGCCTTTTACGGCTGCTTCTTAACAATCTGCTGCCGTTCGGCCATCGTGACACTGATACTTGGCCAGAAACCAGCAGCATCGCTTTGTGGTCTTGACCAAATAAGTTTGTTGAACAGGATTGTGTGACAAAAACCCATGTTGGAGCcattttagctttttggtTCACTCTCTGGACAATGGTTATACGGGCAAGAATTTGTGGGATTATTGACTaaagtttccatttccaatgtATGGTGACTTTCTTCTGCACTTCAGGAATCTTATTAATTAgcaaattttttaattcagatgaatattaattaaagttaatCCCGAGGGGATTGGTCGGTTCTGTTTTCAATCGAGACATATGGATCTCACCCACTTTCATTACATTAAATGTGTCTCTTACTTTGCTTATTCGTTCATGTCATGTTTGGTATGTTTGCTCGTTGAATTTGCACAATAATTTTCTGCTTTATTCGCATTTAACGAAATGCGCAGACAACAAAAGTTAAACTCAATTAGATTTAATCCAGCGAAAAAACGATGACGATATGAACTTTGAACTTCTGGGCTAATGGAATAAAGAACGATTCCCATTTTAATGTGAAAACACGCGGATAATTGTATatcgaatataaataattacattatTAGTTCAGTTACTAGGTTGGAAGGTGTCTTCTTTTTAGTCCTGCAACTTTCAATTTCTGTCATCCAAGTCTAATTTTCTCACAGATAAgaggtttttttttactttaaaggGATGCCCCTCGAGTTTCGCTTGAATTTGGATCAAATATGGCGGTAAAACCTTTGACTTGGTTCCAAGTACTAACTTAAGGggtcaaaatattttatacaattgTTTCACTAATTTATTATCTTTTCCTGTTGCAGAATACGTCGCCCCTGTGGGAGGACTTTGTGGCTAAGGCCGGAAAACTACACACTTGCTTAAGGTAAGTTAACTTTGGGTGTAAATCGGTTGCTTCATTCTGGAGAACGATATTTCATCAGCAGCCAGCTAACGAGCAACAGTTACAAAACTCTAGAACGAGAACTGCGTGTTAATAAACTCAATGTTCGTTTTCCTGAATTCGTCTTTACGCTTTTCACTTCCTCGCACTGCGGCGTATATAATGTGAGGcgtatataatttttttgtgctctttctgctgttgctgaatTTGTTGGTCGTTGGGTAGAGACCACCGGCACAGACTTCgggcatttgtttgttttattttctctgtgGTTTTAATGCTTAGACTTGGCCCAAATATTCTCGCGGACGAGGGTCCCCGCGGCAATGTCTGGCCAAAGTATATAGCCGCCGAATAGCGGTTGCATTAATCACTACCCCAAGTCCTATTGACCGAGTTCAAATCACGGGACTTGCCAAAACGCGCTTCGAGTGTTTGCCCACTGCGCTTGACACACATCTTGACCGATTTCCCGCAAGGTGAACCCGCCCGGATCAACACGCCCAGATGGGTACCACTTTTGTATACCCTAGATGTGGGTATTAAGCATTATTTACCATGGTTCCAATCATAAAAGAATTACGATTAAGTATATTTCACGCGATAGGGTATTCAAGGCTTCAGATACCACAGGTACTGTGTATgtttagtgtttttttttcctagcTGGCTCCTAATTGAAATATCGCCCACGGGCAAGTGGAGAAGATGTTTATTACATCTAGCTGGCTGGGCCCACAATAATAATGATGTTGCATTTGCTCTCCTCTGTTCACAGGGCCGCCATCCAGGCAATCGCCGCCTATTTGGATGCCTTCCAAAAGATAGCCGATGCGGCGACCAACTCAAGAGGTAAGTTCAAACCGTGGATTCGTCTGCGTGAAAATACAATACGGTGGAATCCCCTTCACCGCCGGCTCGGGTACTGTATCTCTTTCCGCTGCTCATTATTCATGGGTCTATTCGCAGTCAGCGGCGGTCATCGATCTGATTTGTATACACATTCATGCTTTCGATGTTTACGTTGTCGATTCTCCCTTTCTGCGTTCGAATGGCGATGTTGCTATTCTCTCTGACCTCACGCATTTCGTTGGTTttgctatttatatttatttatcgaGTGCCCGATTATGCAATGTCCGACGTCCGATTCTCGCAGCCCACCTCAGTCCGGACGGGAAATGCGATGCCAGATGGGAGAGCTGTGGTCGTTATTAGACTAGCAGCTTGAATATAGTACAACATGTGGCTGTTCCAttgacatttttcattttttatactCCTTTTTATACTCTCTTAACGCCCTTTCATGGATTTGGTGTGTGGCTGGTGCTAAGTGCACATGCTCGTGCCAACCCCTTTGGCAAGAGAAGCCTGCTCGCTTGGTCGTTTGCACTTACTAAATGGTTTCATTAGCTTTAGTGGTTACTTGGCTCAGTGCGGTCAAGCATCGACACATGTGTCCGTTCTCCCTTAGAGGCGTTCCAAATGCAACTCGAGTCTAAGTTTAAGATTCTTGATTCGCACTTGGCACACGGTCAACATGAGGGGTCCTCAAGGTGGTGGGTTTTCTGGGTACCCagctcatttggaatttgagGCAAGTGGTTCTGAGAGCCGGCCTTTCAAAGGAGACTCAAAAAGCTACTGCCTATTTGGCATATAAGTACACATCAAACGAGGATGGAAAAAGTTATTATATGATTCGGAGGCAGTCCGAGATAATCGGGCCGCCTGTCACTTGCTGGTGATATGCAGAcacagaagcaggagcagtagCAGTAACTGGTGGCCTGACCAGTTGTCCCGGATCCGACTTTGAATCGAACTGTGGCATGGCATAATGGGCACACACGGGACTTGGGACTTGGGACTCGGGAGCTAAGTCTGGAGAAATGGAGTCCCGATTCGTGTCGCATGCAATGTTGTCTGCTGCGCCTCCAAATTGAAACGACAGCCCATGGCGTGCGATTGTTGCTGCATGCTCTAAACATTTCCGCTGCCAGCTTAATTATTCGTGCTCCGTGGATGAATGGTTGTTCCCCTCCagtaatttaatttggcaacTGTTTAATATTGCATGCTTACATGCTTAATTTGGGTTACGAAACATACCAAGCAAGGTTCTAGGCAATTGATGGCGAAACAAGTGGAAAGTGAAACCTATTGTCTTATATAAGCTAAGTTCAATACATACATGTTAACTTCTTGAATAAAATATTGGATTTTAACATTTCGGGAAAGTTGGTATTGAAtgataaaatcaaattcaatgtCCTGTTTAAACTTGCTTCGCCACATGACAAAATGATCACTTGTATTCCCTTGATTGCAGGCGCCTCAAAGGAGATCGGCACCGCCCTGACCCGTGTTTGCCTCCGACACAAGGCGGTGGAGACACGTCTGAAGACCTTCACCAGCGCCATTATGGATTGCCTGGTGCAGCCGCTGCAGGAGAGGATCGAGGACTGGAAGCGCACGGTGGCCACCATCGACAAAGACCATGCCAAAGAGTACAAGCGCTGTCGCAGTGAACTGAAGAAGCGCTCCAGCGACACCCTGCGCCTGCAGAAGAAGGCGCGCAAGGGTCAGACGGACGGTTTGCAGTCCCTGATGGACTCGCACATGCAAGATGTCACCCTGCGCCGTGCAGAACTGGAGGAAGTCGAGAAGAAATCCTTGAGGTCGGCCATGGTGGAGGAGCGTCTTCGCTACTGCAGCTTTGTCCACATGCTTCAGCCAGTGGTGCACGAGGAGTGCGAGGTCATGTCAGAGTTGGGTCACCTACAGGTGCGTAGAGCGGTGCTTACATTGTGTGCTCAGTGACTAATAAAGTTTTTTTACAGGAAGCCATGCAGTCAATTGCGCTAGTAACCAAGGAACCCAGTGTCCTGCCCCAGGCCTCCGAGGAGCTAATTCACGACGCTAAGGCCAGCATTAATCTGTACCCGGAGTCTCCAGGTGGCGGTTCCGGCTCGCAGGGCGGCGGCTGCTCCAACTCGCTGGGTTCCCGAAAGAGCTCCGTCTGTTCCATCAGCAGTATGAACAGCAGCGGCTCGAGCAATTCTCCCGGTCACCATCACTATCCGCGCTCCTTGTCGCAGGTGCGTCATGTCACAGGGTTTCGTAGATGCCCATCATCAAACCCACATTTGGCATTGTGGCGTCCGctcatttcttgtttttcatcAATGGTCTTTTGTGttccgttttcgtttttttagTTTGTAACGCCCGCAATTCGCTTGAAACCTGGTGAATCCAGTGATAGTGGCTTTTGCTCATCGCCAGCTCTAACAACACaggttttcatttctttttcttccgTTCAATTTTACCCAATTACAAAGACTTCTCCAAGTTATCTTTAACTGCTTTGATTTTACTGACGGCTTTGCTGATTCTCCACAGACCTCGAATGCAACGAATCAAACGGCAAATGTCTCAACCTGGCCCCCACATTCCCAGGATGGCGTAGACACACTGCCACCGACCGCTGACCGTCCGCACACCATTTCGACGGCATACGAAAAGGGTCACCAGCGTCCTCCACTGACCGTCTACACGTTCCAAAACCCGGAGACCATTCACGAGTCGGGCAGCTGCTTGAACAACGGAACCGCAGCCCCGAATGGACAGCCCCTGTCCGGACAAACCACTCCGGCCACTCAGAAATCACCGGCTGCCTCACTTAGTCGGCCTCCCTTGCCAGTTGTAAGTAGGGAGTAGTCATTAAATCAAACAACAATTTATAAagggtttttgtttattttgtattgttCTGGTCCTTAATCGAGTATTAGGTATTAATTACTTAATAAGAAAAATTTACTTTCCTTTGGTCATGAAAAAGAAAGAGCGGACTTTGTCTAGACTGCTAAAATAAATCGTTTAAACTAAGTTAAAGATAATATTGCATTAACAAAATCGAATACCAGATGCGAAGATTTCAAAACTACAGTATTTATAGATATGATACTTATGTATGTTATGTATGTTGATTGCGCTATGTAGAATCATCTGAATTTGTCTTTAAGTACTAAGTGTATGCAATGTTATGGAAGGAGACAATAGTCGAATAGTCGGGAAACCGTCTATTAACTTTTTACATTCTATTAAGTTGTCTCTCTCGTTGTGTTGGCCGGGATACTCGCCATAGAAGCCAGCCCATGTGGTGAGTATTCCAGAGTCAGAGCCCCACCAATCGTAGATCCAACAGCGCGCTCATCTGCATGCGCCCCGCTAGACCACTGACAACTAGGACCTTTAAGTCGCCTCATCATTAAACCTAAAACATTTAGATTTTCACCGTGACTAACCGATGGCCTTACACACTTTTCAGCGCTGCTCGTCGCTGGAGCGACCCCTTTCGGCCCAGAGTAACCACCGCCAGGGAAGTGGGAGCAACCTGCTGCAGCGCCAGTGCCCCTCGCCGATTCCGGCTCATATCACGAAAGGTAAATGGTGCGCAATGCCTGGCAATTGCCCAGCTTGTCTCCGTGTATTTGTGTGCACGCTTGCCCTTGGCTAATCCCATCAGTCTTACTAATAACCGTGTCCACCCGCATGTCCTTGCTAACATCATCCGCACACAGAGCTGTCCGCAGCACATCAtgcacagcaacagcagcagcagcaaaatcaGCAGCCTCAGACGCCACCCACCTATGTGAACATGTCTGAGTTGGCCACCATGGCAGCTTTGAAGCAAGCCAACCAACAGCAAAAGACCTCTACGCCGCctctgcagcagcagagctCCATTGACTCGGCCTGCTCCCAGCATTCCAACGACTCCTCCGGCTCGcatcagctcctccagcagcagcagcaacatccatCGCAGCAAAATCACCACTCAGCCACTGCCACACGCTCCCATTCCATATCCTCGACGGCTTCGTCACTTCACTCGCATCCGTCGATCGACTCCACCGTCGCTTGCGGCTCGCTGGTGGGCCAACACAACcacagcaccagcaccaacacGAACACCAACACCACCTCGCCGTCCAGTGGCAGCTCCACGCCACAGAACCATTACTCGCCCCTGCTAACCAACTCCCCCACGTCCACTGCCGCAGGTACTCCCAGTGGCAGCAGCTTAGGTCCTGGGCCCGGTTTGGGATTTGTCTACCAGGTCAGCTCCCCGACGCCTCCCTCCAGCGAGGTGCTGAAGATCACCGAGCAAACCGCAGCAGGACAGGATCAGAGTACAGCCAACAGCGTAGCAGAAGAGATGGATGAGCGATCAAGGGCCTCTGTCCTGCAGAAGGCTTCAATGTTCGAAAAGGCGGCAGCTGCGGCTGCGGTCTCGCCTCCAGCTTCCATTCAGGTTGCATCCAGTGCCCCAGCTTCGGGAGGCGGAACTCGACGATCAgaggcggagcagcaggaaaTGGGTGAGTTGAATCAGCGACCAGCCGGATCGTTGAAAGCGAAGTGTGTCAATTGATCCTAGCACCCAGCCCACCCAGCACCAAAGAGCACTTTGAACATGAGTCTCCCCTGTCTTCACTTTCATGACTAGcccgtttttatttataattgacAAACATatcgtaaatattttttaacccccaaatttcttttttgtttttccctccCCTTTCTCTAcaaatttttggtttgttgtgTAAATGCAACGGCAACAACTGCATCAAAACCAACTTTAAaccattaattattttttggttttgactTCATGTTCACCCTACCCAAAATCTCTTTCGTCTGTAAACTATTATTCACAATGAACCAACTGcaccacaaaaacaacaacaacaaaactgtCTTCAAATCGATaccaacaaatatgaaaatatgaatttaacaGACAAATCTTTCGAAGATTCAATACAAGCactaaataatttaattggcGAACTAGACTCCTTTCAACGCGAGATAGATGAGGGCAAGGTCAAGCCGCCGAGCAACAACAtaagcggcagcaacaacaatatgaccaccagcagcaacagcagcagcgacaacaacaacctcCCCGCCACTAGCAACATCGAGCCCTGCGCCATCAGCAATCAGACAAACTCGAGCGGCTGTGGAACAGACATATCTGACACCACGTCCGACGAACTGGCCGGCGACGATATGGACGTCAGGCAGCGGGATCGAGATCAGGATCTGCTCGGCGCCAGCGATTCGGAGCTGAGTCGCTGCTATGTGAGCGAGACGAGTTCGCTGACCGGTGGTCTGACGGCCGGCGGCTACGAGAATCCCACATTCGCGCACTTTGCGGCCAATGCGAATAGAGATGACGCTGTTTCCCTGGCCTCCGACAGCGTTTGTCTCGGCCAGCCACGCCATGCCTACGTGGATACTTGTAGCGACAGCGGCAGTGCCGTGGTGGTGATCTACGACCACCAGATTCCCAACACGCCCGACATTGAGTTCGTGAAGCAGAACTCCGAAATTGTAGTGCTGCGGACCAAGGATCCGCAGCCCCACGCGCTTCAGCTGCACGAGATGCGcgagctgcagcagttgccCGCGAATTTAGCCGCTTCACCGGACTCCTCGCCGGACTCGGCCGCTGGCCAGGCGCCACCAACAGCAACTGTGGCGCCCGCCAAGCAGCGACTCTCCTCGTTTCGCGCCACCAGTGAACAGCAGTTGCAACTCCTCGGACGCGGCAGTCCGCAAAGAGGTAAAACACCCAGTGAGCAGGTGGTACAGAGCAGACCACAGGACCAGCATTATCCACAGACACATCAGCAGGATATTGATGGCAGTAGTCCACCAGTAGAAATTGCAAGGCGCCAGCTGCCCCCCAAGCCCACCAGCTTGAGCGTTTTTAACGGCCCCGTCCCCACTGCGGGCGATAGGCCTGTTGTGCCTCGAAAGTCGGATTTTAAGGCCGATCTAGATGCTAAAATACGCAGGCAAAAGCAGAAAGTTaaacagcagttgcagcagcaacagcagcaagaaacgcagcagcagcagcaagcaccACAAGAACAGCAACACTCACCACAGTCGCCCCAAACCAGAAACTGTAATGTCACTAATCAACAAGCCGCCAGTATTACTGAATTTGCATCTGCAACCGCACCAGCATCCACAGACCCGTACCCGCATCAAAATCATAGAATGCCAAACCAAAATCAGACAGCCACATCCAATCACAAGCAGTGCAAGACGACCACAATGGCATTGTCACCGTCATCACCTCGCGGCCATCTGCCATTATCACCGTCATCGCTATCGTCATTACCATTACCAGCCACCAATTCATCACCATCAAATGGTCGGTCATCGATGTTGTCCGCCAGTGACCGACCACCCGATCATCCATATGTGTGCTCGAATGCTCCAGCCAATCCCCACCATGCCAATAGCATTACAAATGCCAATGTCAATGCCAATGCCCAGCTCAAGCCGTGCATTACGCCCCGGCCGGCTTCGTTGTCGGGTTcgttttgttgatttttgatttttatggttttggtttttgattcCTTTTTTTTGAATACGTTCTTACTTAGTTGTACTTTGCAAATATCCTTATTATTTGTGCTTGCCAAAGTAACTTCACGTGGTTATtggttttttcgttttgctaTAAGTTCGATGTGGTAACCTTTCTCGCGCTAAGCACTAAGCTCATACCATCAAGTCACAATCATTAAGTTCAGATCATCAACAGACAACTCAAAAACAGCATGATACTGCCACTAACTGCTCAATGCTTAATCACTAATCAGATTTGATCAATTGTAACTACAATCTTTTcacaaaattgcattttgcgaAATCGCTTGAATTAGGGGAAATTTCTTTTCTACATGAATTTATATCGGAAGTGCCATCACTGCCATTAACGTTTTTCCACTCGCTTCGGGGTCACCATTATGATTCACAGCAGACCGAGAATTTTCATAACTTTTTCGATCAGCAGATCCTAACTCTGCGTCTATCTCTAACTTCTGGTATTAGATGGTGTCCTGTGTTTTGTGTGCCAAGTGTATAACTGATTACTGTACATAAATGTGAATAACAGCATAAACCAATGACTTGATGCGCAAAATGACCGCCTTACTTACTATGATTTTTACTTTTCCTAGGAGGAGCAGCCAGCGGTGGCTCCACGCGCATCGGACGTCGCTCGTCCATCAATCAGGCCAAGCCACCGCCGCCAGTTAGACGCAGTTCGTCGGTGACCCCCAGTCCCAATGCCTCGGTCGGGGTAAGTTAAAACGATTAATTACACCCTACACCCAACTAAGTTAGTCACTTAATATAAGGTAGTCGCTAAGCCGCTCAACTCTGGGTCACACACTCTTCGGTTTTCATTTTGCTATTACTCTTTAACTTATGATTTAATTACGCaacgcagctgcagcagcaaccacagcacGCGACTCTGTCGCAGCAGAATCACCAACTAAGCAGCTCCAGCGAGCACTTACCGCCACCCCCGCCATTCATGCTGGACTCTATGGCCCAGATTCCCAGCTCAGCGCTGAAAGTATCGGAGACGGTAAGAGCCCTGGCAGCCATGCGGCACCATCCAGCATCACCCGTGTCACTCAGGCgcatgcaacagcaacagcaccagcttcagcagcaacagcagcaacatgtgcagctgcagcaacccCTATTGCAGGTGTGTGCACGCTAGGCCAGTTCCCATCTGTACCAAAATGTTAGAATTCCTACACTCACCTGGCTAATTGACTTTGCAACCTAACTGGgtacaatattttttataattctcAAGTGTCACAGGATCCATATGCCTATCACTAATCGTAAACTGTAGGACTTTTAGTAGCTTTGCTAACGTAAAAATAATAGATTTTTAGCATGCCTTTCCTCTAACCTGAGCTTAGTtccatatattttcttatgtCAGCATCAATAGCATACCTTACGTGTCGAAGAATACAAATGTAGGTATATTTTGAGCTCATTGGGCAACGCTTTAAacttgaaatacattttggaTACTCAAGAATTATTCCCCAATAAAAGacagtatatttatattctttggGCCTATCTAGTGCTCGAGAGACCCACcttcaattgattttcttGCACTActtatcatttcattttatttcaacttACGTTTGCTTTACCACTACCACACACAAACCGAAACCCTTATACCCCACGTAGTCTGCGCACAACTCCCCCTCGAAAGATGACCTGACCGTAATCCACGACTATTTGGATCTGCACGCATATGCTCAGGCCTTGGCCACGGGTCAACAGCCAGGCGGTCAGCAGATGGCCAACCCGCATCGCTTTTttcaccagcagcaacatcagccaccgccgccgcctgtCTATCAAGTCGATGCCGTAAGTGACCAGCGGGTATCTCGCGGGCTAACTAACCTAAACTAACAGCTGTCTTCGTCTGGCCTAAAACGTCTGCCCTCCTTCCAGCTTAGTTGTAATGCTATATTCATAGATAACTCTAGAGCTTAGCTTTGGTCGTGTTTTGGCTAAATTTTAATTAGCGCCCGTCTTCCTCTCTTTTTTCTCATGCCACAACCACACGATCACTGACATACATTCACGACCAGACATTCCGCACCTCATCACCAGCCGCGGGCGGAGGGGGTGGCGGCAGCATATACGCCCAGCCCAAACTGGTCAACAGCATGTCAAGCTTCCGCACCAGCAGCCCCAGTCCCAATGGACATGCTCACCCACTGCCACCGACACAGCCAAAGGCGAATCCGAACCTAATTGCACAGCTCAATGCACGACTCAGcggcaaacagcaacagcagcagcaggtcgAGGGGATCTACGGCAACCAGCAGGCGCCCGGGGGAGAGTCTATCTACATGCGGAGTGGCTTGCCCATGtcgcagccgcaacagcagcaacactatGACGGTAAATCTGAACAAATCcagctgcaccaccagcaacagcataGAATTTACGCTAGTTTCGGCACCTCATCATCACCAATGTCATCGGCCCAtacggccagcagcagcactaaACCGTCCATTCTAACACCGACCACCTCATTCAATGCATTGCCTCACTTTCCCCTGTCTTCATCCACATCATCGTTGCTCTCCAAAGTCAGCTCATTCTCGAACTCTTCATCCGCATCCCCACCAACAATGGCAGCGGCCCCTGGTTCGGCCAATTCGCATTATCAGCCACCGCAGCCGCCGAATGCAGCAGTTGCTAACAGCAAAGACATGGCCACCTACTCAAGTTCGTTTACCAAAAATACAGCAGCTGCGCAATCGCCGAACATGAGACAGGCTCATTCccatcagcaccaccaacagccgcagcagcactACACTTGTCCGCCTCCTCTGGAGGAtcccccaccgccgcccattTACGCCGCCAGTGCATCGGCCACGATGCCCAAGAAGGTTGTCCGTCCGCCCACTGGCCAGAACACGTCTCACTCGAGCGCCTA
This genomic stretch from Drosophila teissieri strain GT53w chromosome 2L, Prin_Dtei_1.1, whole genome shotgun sequence harbors:
- the LOC122611437 gene encoding protein MTSS 2 isoform X31, giving the protein MDLSLERDSSALGSLFQQIINDMKNTSPLWEDFVAKAGKLHTCLRAAIQAIAAYLDAFQKIADAATNSRGASKEIGTALTRVCLRHKAVETRLKTFTSAIMDCLVQPLQERIEDWKRTVATIDKDHAKEYKRCRSELKKRSSDTLRLQKKARKGQTDGLQSLMDSHMQDVTLRRAELEEVEKKSLRSAMVEERLRYCSFVHMLQPVVHEECEVMSELGHLQEAMQSIALVTKEPSVLPQASEELIHDAKASINLYPESPGGGSGSQGGGCSNSLGSRKSSVCSISSMNSSGSSNSPGHHHYPRSLSQFVTPAIRLKPGESSDSGFCSSPALTTQTSNATNQTANVSTWPPHSQDGVDTLPPTADRPHTISTAYEKGHQRPPLTVYTFQNPETIHESGSCLNNGTAAPNGQPLSGQTTPATQKSPAASLSRPPLPVRCSSLERPLSAQSNHRQGSGSNLLQRQCPSPIPAHITKGGAASGGSTRIGRRSSINQAKPPPPVRRSSSVTPSPNASVGLQQQPQHATLSQQNHQLSSSSEHLPPPPPFMLDSMAQIPSSALKVSETVRALAAMRHHPASPVSLRRMQQQQHQLQQQQQQHVQLQQPLLQSAHNSPSKDDLTVIHDYLDLHAYAQALATGQQPGGQQMANPHRFFHQQQHQPPPPPVYQVDATFRTSSPAAGGGGGGSIYAQPKLVNSMSSFRTSSPSPNGHAHPLPPTQPKANPNLIAQLNARLSGKQQQQQQVEGIYGNQQAPGGESIYMRSGLPMSQPQQQQHYDAGPSHLSRIADGSNKARSHLKA
- the LOC122611437 gene encoding trithorax group protein osa isoform X27; the protein is MDLSLERDSSALGSLFQQIINDMKNTSPLWEDFVAKAGKLHTCLRAAIQAIAAYLDAFQKIADAATNSRGASKEIGTALTRVCLRHKAVETRLKTFTSAIMDCLVQPLQERIEDWKRTVATIDKDHAKEYKRCRSELKKRSSDTLRLQKKARKGQTDGLQSLMDSHMQDVTLRRAELEEVEKKSLRSAMVEERLRYCSFVHMLQPVVHEECEVMSELGHLQEAMQSIALVTKEPSVLPQASEELIHDAKASINLYPESPGGGSGSQGGGCSNSLGSRKSSVCSISSMNSSGSSNSPGHHHYPRSLSQFVTPAIRLKPGESSDSGFCSSPALTTQTSNATNQTANVSTWPPHSQDGVDTLPPTADRPHTISTAYEKGHQRPPLTVYTFQNPETIHESGSCLNNGTAAPNGQPLSGQTTPATQKSPAASLSRPPLPVRCSSLERPLSAQSNHRQGSGSNLLQRQCPSPIPAHITKGGAASGGSTRIGRRSSINQAKPPPPVRRSSSVTPSPNASVGLQQQPQHATLSQQNHQLSSSSEHLPPPPPFMLDSMAQIPSSALKVSETVRALAAMRHHPASPVSLRRMQQQQHQLQQQQQQHVQLQQPLLQSAHNSPSKDDLTVIHDYLDLHAYAQALATGQQPGGQQMANPHRFFHQQQHQPPPPPVYQVDATFRTSSPAAGGGGGGSIYAQPKLVNSMSSFRTSSPSPNGHAHPLPPTQPKANPNLIAQLNARLSGKQQQQQQVEGIYGNQQAPGGESIYMRSGLPMSQPQQQQHYDAAAQSPNMRQAHSHQHHQQPQQHYTCPPPLEDPPPPPIYAASASATMPKKVVRPPTGQNTSHSSAYAAASTTATLPRNMMQQQQRLQQQQYQQPASIGIGNGNGHLGQRPQLPLPQQKLRAAQQQHLAEQQHQQQQQHQLQHQQHQQRQPAIPSRHSSVQQKIFVSTNPFIQTTAVKFHSPSASPTCGSPVTGSGSLASIYATTSRGGHHHQQQAQQQHYYRDAAGGNSNGGAAHYNHNAHAHSPAHHPNYATSTNIEKTGSIRTKTKAEFLENLNAKLAKQGMSGRAFAVRNLINSKALMYQNPQKLSRPSAQYRRPPTYPNTSSSTNATCEDQC